A segment of the Arachis hypogaea cultivar Tifrunner chromosome 5, arahy.Tifrunner.gnm2.J5K5, whole genome shotgun sequence genome:
ttgaaaaAAAATGCGTCTCCTTTGCTTTCTTGTGGTCTTGTTACAGCACTATCATCAAACCCTCTCCGCAACCATGTCGGAGAACCGTGCTCTTCTCTCTCTCAGAGCCGCCATCACTGATGCaacccctccctctctctcttcctgGAACGCCACCACCCCATACTGCTCCTGGCTCGCCGTAACCTGCGACCACCGCCGCCACGTCATTGCCCTCGACCTCACTGGCCTGGGCCTCTCTGGTACGCTCTCCGGCGATGTCTCCCACCTCCCCTTCCTCTCCAACCTCTCTCTCGCCGACAACACCTTCTCCGGCCCCATCCCGCCTTCTCTCTCGTCACTCTCCGCACTCCGACTCCTCAACCTCTCCAACAACGGCTTCAACGGAACCTTCCCCGACGAACTCTCTCGCCTCAACAACCTGCAAGTTCTCGACCTCTACAACAACAACCTCACCGGACAGCTTCCTCTTGCCGTCACTCAGATGCAGAACCTCCTGCATTTGCACCTAGGTGGCAACTACTTCTTCGGCCAGATCCCGCCCGAGTACGGAAGCTGGCACCGTCTCCAGTACCTGGCTGTTTCCGGTAACGAGCTCGCCGGACCTATCCCGCCGGAGATTGGGAACCTCACCAGCCTCCGGGAGCTTTACATTGGCTACTACAACACCTACACCGGCGGCATTCCGCCGGAGATCGGAAACATGTCGGCGCTGGTTAGGTTCGACGCTGCCAACTGTGGATTAACCGGGGAGATTCCACGGGAGATTGGAAAGCTCCAGAACCTCGACACTCTGTTTCTTCAGGTGAATGCGCTTGCAGGTTCACTGACGAGAGAGATTGGGAATTTAAAGAGCTTAAAATCATTGGATTTATCCAACAACGCACTTTCCGGCGAGATTCCGGCGAGTTTTGCGGAGCTGAAAAACCTAACTCTGCTGAACCTGTTCAGGAACAAGCTTCACGGTTCAATACCAGAGTTCATTGGTGAGTTACCAGCATTGGAAGTGCTTCACCTTTGGGAGAACAACTTCACCGGAAGCATTCCTCAGGGTTTGGGAAACAACGGTAAGCTCATCGACGTTGATCTTTCTTCCAACAAGCTGACTGGGACGCTTCCTCCTCACGTGTGTTCTGGTAACCGCCTTCAGACTCTGATAACTCTGGGTAACTTTCTCTTCGGTCCAATCCCTGAATCGCTTGGCAAGTGTGAATCCCTCAATAGGATCCGAATGGGTGACAATTTTCTCAATGGTTCAATCCCAAAGGGTCTCTTCGGCCTTCCGAATATCTCGCAGGTTGAGCTTCAGGACAATCTTCTCACGGGTCAGTTCCCTGAAGCTGATGCTTTCTCTGTGAATCTCGGTCAGATTAGTCTTTCTAACAACCAGCTTTCTGGGCCGTTGCCACCTTCCATTGGGAACTTCTCCGGCATGCAAAAACTCCTCCTTGATGGCAACAAGTTCTCTGGTCCGATCCCACCGCAGATTGGGAGGTTGCAGCAGCTGTCCAAAATTGATATCAGCCACAATCTTCTCTCGGGTCCTATCCCGAAAGAGATTAGCCAATGCAAGTTGTTAACTTTCGTTGATCTTAGCCGAAATGAGCTCTCTGGTGAGATTCCTAACGAGGTCACCGGAATGAGGATACTGAATTACTTGAACCTCTCCAGGAACCATCTTGTTGGTGACATTCCTTCGTCCATATCCACAATGCAGAGCTTGACTTCTGTTGATTTTTCGTATAACAATCTCTCTGGTTTGGTTCCTGGCACCGGCCAATTCAGCTACTTCAACTACACCTCTTTCCTTGGAAACCCTGATCTCTGCGGACCCTATTTGAGTCCTTGCAAGGATGGTTCTGGCAGTGGTGGCCACCAAAATCATGCTAAAGgccatctctcttcttctttgaagCTTATAATTGTGATAGGATTGCTTGTGTTCTCCATTGTTTTTGCAGCAGTGGCAATCTTAAAGGCTAGGTCTTTGAAGAAGGCAAGCGAGGGTCGCTCTTGGAAATTGACTGCATTCCAACGTTTGGACTTCACGGTGGATGATGTTTTGGATTGCTTGAAAGAGGACAACATAATAGGGAAAGGAGGTGCAGGCATTGTGTACAAGGGCGCAATGCCGAACGGGGAGCAGGTTGCTGTGAAGAGGCTTCCAGCTATGAGTAGAGGCTCTTCTCATGATCATGGATTCAATGCGGAGATTCAGACATTGGGGCGGATCCGACACAGGCACATTGTTAGGTTACTAGGTTTCTGTTCTAACCATGAGACCAATCTTTTAGTGTATGAGTACATGCCCAATGGAAGTCTAGGTGAAGTTCTTCATGGGAAGAAAGGGGGGCATTTGCATTGGGACACAAGGTACAAAATTGCTGTGGAGGCTGCAAAGGGTCTTTGCTATCTACACCATGATTGTTCACCTCTCATTGTTCATCGAGATGTGAAATCAAACAACATACTTCTTGATTCTGGTTTTGAAGCTCATGTTGCTGATTTTGGGCTTGCCAAATTCTTGCAAGATTCTGGAGCATCTGAGTGCATGTCCGCAATTGCCGGATCATATGGATACATAGCCCCCGGTAATGCTCAAGTCCAACATCATAATAGTTGATGAATTATAACTTTTTAACTTGAATTTAATGTTACAAATTTCCTTATTTTCCCTATCACTAGTTTACATTTAATCATTATTGCTCAGACCATGTCTCTTTGACCAACATTATGGTTTAGGTGTAGATATCGCGGCTATTCTTATGACTCTTAATCAACTTGAATTTATCTTAACTTTGATTTCCTGTCTAACAATTCTCTCTTGATTAGTCCCCTAGTTTGATCAACATCTAAGATAAGTGCTGAAAGTAAATGTTAGGTAGCTCAGCAGGTAGACGATTCTTTTGATTCTTGACCATAACCACACACCTATAGCTAGATAAATTTAAGTTCTATATTAATTCAAATCAGGAAACTGTTGCTGATTGCCGCTAAAATGTTATATAAAACGGTCAACTCTACTGTGTACTGATTTAATTCCCcccaaaaacattttttattgcaGTTTGTAGTTAATGTGGCTGCTTGGTTAAGTTTATGAtataatcaaaatttaatatGTGACTGCAGAGTATGCCTACACATTGAAAGTCGATGAGAAGAGCGATGTGTACAGCTTTGGCGTGGTCCTTTTGGAGCTCATAACAGGGAGGAAACCAGTTGGAGAATTCGGAGACGGTGTGGATATTGTGCAGTGGGTGAGGAAAATGACAGACTCTAACAAGGAAGGAGCTCTCAAAGTTCTTGATCCAAGGCTTCCCTCAGTTCCCCTTCATGAGGTGATGCATGTTTTCTATGTAGCAATGCTGTGTGTTGAAGAACAAGCAATAGAGCGTCCAACTATGCGTGAAGTTGTTCAGATTCTCACAGAGGTTCCAAAGCCTCCTGGGTCTAAACAAGGAGACTTAACAATTACAGAGTCATCTTTGTCTTCATCAAAAGCATTAGAGTCTCCAAATGCAGCCTCAAATGATCATGAACATGAACATGAGCATGAGCATGAACACCCCCCTCAATCTCCACCAACTGATCTTCTAAGCATTTGAAGTGTTATCACTTTTCAATGTGCTATATGTTTGAGTCATATGGGGATGATTCATTAATTGTAGTTCAAGTTTCCCTTGGGTTGGGTTATGATAGTTATTTATccatttactttcttttcttttcttttaatctgTTCTTTCTGTGTTTGTTCATGGGAGTTGGGGGTTTCTCTAACTTTAAGGTGGTTAATGTATGGATTTCAGTTTCTAATGGTTGAATTTGTACAGTAGGTTTGATGAGGTATTTTAATGATTTTCTCTCTTATATAAAATTCACTGCCTTCACCATCATGATCATGCTAGTAATGCTTTTATGGGACTGCTGGTTCTGCGAGCAAAGGTGAACATCAAGAGGGAAGGGTGATAGTACTGTTTTTTTGGGAGTATCAATGACAGGTAAGGTGAAAGGGACACTCAATCACACCAAGGACCAAGGTCTGTTGGCCATGAATGAATGTTCATGTACTATGCATggttttaatgttttttttttttcataatattataataatattactattGATGATAACAATTGATGAACTGAACCCTTTGAATGAGTGGATAGGTACAGAAAGAGCAGTGTGTAGTAACTGATTCATTGCCCATGCGATGAGGCCTTTTCCTATGTGAGGGATTCttgtctttttctcttttactGTATTAGTCTATTAGATTAAACAAAGAgattaattttacataatcatatttttatcttataataTTAGCATAAGGATAACTCAAGAGTTGTGGAAGAGTGGACCCTGATGACTTACCGTTCAGAAATAAGGGGTAGATGAAAGGTATCCACGTGATGCTAGCAACAAAATATTGATTTGATGTGAAATCCAAGTGGTCCTTCATTCTGTATTCATCTCGAGACAAATTTTCCTTGTTTTCAAGTAACATCGAAACAGTGGCTTGTCTTGGAGATTCAAATTTTCTATAGTTAGTGTCCAAACAAACCCCTTTGCATGGATGCATTAGTTGGTGAGGGTCGCTTTGGTTAGAGTTAGCATGGAATTAGGCTGGTTGGTGCATAATGTAATAACAAAGGAAAAGACATATTTGTAAGTTAAGAAAAATTTGGCTATAATATAACTTGCCCTCTGCCATTTCCTGAAAGGAAAACCAGGACAATTTAAAATTCTAGTACTTTATCGGTTGGGGTTGTTGTATCCCCTATCATCATCTGTACTAAAGTCTAATATAATGACGCTTATTTTCAGGGGGGAAGGGTTTTCTCATGAAGATGCGTTTGGTTCCAACTCCAAAATTACAATTCATGCAAACAGCTTAATTTTAAactggtgaaaactcaggtgtagTTAATTTCATGTGAACTTAATAGTTAAGAGCCGttatataataatttagtcaaacttattaaattatttaacgactttcagctatcaacttcacatgaaattaaTTCTGGCTGAGTTTCCACCTTCTAAACTGAGTTATAGTTATGTCATATGTGTAAAGATTAACTGTGAGTAGTATATCAATGTACGCTTTATTCactagtacatgttatttaatAATAAACAAGATATGAATTCTTTATGCTTAATATGTATCTATTAATACTTTTCCTCTTATAAGGACTGAGGCAATTGAGCAATAAGTGAAGAAGTGAAGTGCAAGGTTGTACTTGTAAAATGACCAGCTTGTTTAACTCGACCTGGCTTTGAACATTTATGGCTTCCGTTGAATTTTATAAATCAAACTAAGATATTAATTAAAGAACATGTTCAGGGTAAAGGGCAGGCCAAAGTGATTATGAATACTCAACAGCAACTTAAATGATCAGCGAGAAAGTTATTTCTTGATTCAGACGGGCTACTTAGAAGTTATGATTTCTTACTATGTATGACCAGCATTAATAGTCCAAATTAAGGTACTGGATACATGAGTAACCGTGCAACTATTGCTATACAACTATGGAAAATGCTATAGTGCCTAAAAAGTGGTGCCTATTTACTATAAAGAGTTAaagattaatatttaatttgaaagacataaaaataaaatatttttaaaaatttaaaacataccACAAAAGATAAGTTAGGCAAAAGTTAGGCAACAATTGATAGATATCATAGAATTGGCCTACAACTATATTaagtatatatacaaagataagttatttatatagaatatgtgttaaaatataaaatatatattaaaaataaattaaataatatatatttttatacacaaatatttggtaatcaatttttttatgtatatagtaGCATTTTTTATTGCCATGTGATGAAAAATTGGAGCATAGAATTCATCAAGGAGAGTGTCCACAATGAAGAGACCATATACATATGACAAAAATAATTCATATGAAGTACATCATGTTGTGCACCGAGGGCAAGATAGAACAAGGAGGccctagttgatttgaattttaaattagggCACTACTTATATAATGGTGAATGTTATGATGCTTAAAAGGTGGTGTCTATTTACTAAAAAGAgttaaaagttattatttaattttgaacatataagaataaataatttttaaaaaataaaaatttactacAAAAAGTAAATTAGACAAAATTTAGACAAAAACTCATAGACACCATAGAATTGGcccttatataaaaataaccagtcacagatccaaaaattttaagttgtgggGATAAATATATagcacataaaaataataaaaaaattgtataaacatatcaaaatatataaaaatattaaatattgaataattttttatttattaattattaatattgatatattaataattaataacgtAGTTATTAagtcaattttttataaattaaatacataataataataataataataataataataataataataataataatattaaaattgaataaaacaaCTCAAAGatataaatttcaattaaataaattcattaatttataatgctATAGTAatgttttgttttttaataaattgatttaatatatatttttatcttatatttttagatataaattagaattcaattttaatgtactgatgatataaaatattttatacgatTATTATTTAATTACATCTGTTCTTTTAGATAATCATTCATACGATCAACGTAAAAGATGTATGTGTAAATTTATTTTAGACTAACaatgtatcaaaatttaattctatatatatatatatatatatatatatatatataataaaaaagttaattaacTTGTATTTGCTCTAAGAAACAtgttaagagtataataataatttttttaaattttttaatatatttaatatgttgaaaacgtcaaaaaaaatttaataattttttgtcatACCTTTCTTTTTATGGTGTTTTTAGAATGTGTTCTTATAGCATAGGTTAACAAAATTCTTAGAATATTTTGACGCAAAATTTAATATGGACGAGAttaaatacttttatttaaaaatgttttAAACATCTTTGTCTCAAAGTTCACCTCTAAATTATTTGTGAGCCCTGAAAACAAACAGGGAAAGCAAAATAGAAATAGAAGGTGGAAATTGAGAATGGAAAGATATATATAGGTGGGTTGGTTCAGCTCAAAGCCTCAAAGTGACAAGAAACTTTACCACAATTTTCCAGAGAGACAAATTAACACACTATGTCCCGAGGAAGGATCTATGTTTGTTAGGACTTAGGACCTATTCCCCTATATAAATACGGTGTCACGCCCAAGCTTTTCTTTCCCCGTGTTTTAtgcccttctttttttttaaaaaaaaataatattaaaaaagattCTATCATGTGCTATACTTTCATATTTTTCTTGATTCCATAAATTACCTGAGCTatatagaattaaaaaataaaaaatataagtaaataataaaaatattaaacaatatgaacaatgaatatatcgagtatttattttattagacgtgcaaatggttatttttttaatattaagatttaggtaaataattaaaaaaaataatatatttttatttgattgataattattcatattattcaaaaaaaatcattGATTATCTaacataacttttaaaaaatagagCATTATGCATACAAAATCGGGAAACTAGTCAAATTGGCAATATATTGTCTTCTGGATTTCATGATTGCATTACATAGTGTTTTGAATATATGCCTTCTTTTCGCCTAGGATTCTGAAAGCGTGTTTTTGGAATAAAATAAGTACATTAATGTAAGAATTCAACAAACTCACTAAAGTTTGTGGCCAGCATCAAGCTAACTACTCTGAGTTAGAATTGATTTCATATTTTCTAAAGAAAAATGAAGACACAGGTGCTGTGATAATCTTCAAAAAGaggtaaaattaataaatataatatttttcgtTGCTTCCCTATTATTATTTGACCAAGATTTACTACATGATACGATAACTGTATGGTCCATGCAATAATAAAAGCAGCTGATATTGCATGGCACGTACGGCAAAGTCCAAATGGCCAATCAGTGTCTGCAATGAATGATTATTGCTGCGGTAGCCCACGAGGACtagatccaatttttttttttattttttttttct
Coding sequences within it:
- the LOC112800442 gene encoding uncharacterized protein; this encodes MRLLCFLVVLLQHYHQTLSATMSENRALLSLRAAITDATPPSLSSWNATTPYCSWLAVTCDHRRHVIALDLTGLGLSGTLSGDVSHLPFLSNLSLADNTFSGPIPPSLSSLSALRLLNLSNNGFNGTFPDELSRLNNLQVLDLYNNNLTGQLPLAVTQMQNLLHLHLGGNYFFGQIPPEYGSWHRLQYLAVSGNELAGPIPPEIGNLTSLRELYIGYYNTYTGGIPPEIGNMSALVRFDAANCGLTGEIPREIGKLQNLDTLFLQVNALAGSLTREIGNLKSLKSLDLSNNALSGEIPASFAELKNLTLLNLFRNKLHGSIPEFIGELPALEVLHLWENNFTGSIPQGLGNNGKLIDVDLSSNKLTGTLPPHVCSGNRLQTLITLGNFLFGPIPESLGKCESLNRIRMGDNFLNGSIPKGLFGLPNISQVELQDNLLTGQFPEADAFSVNLGQISLSNNQLSGPLPPSIGNFSGMQKLLLDGNKFSGPIPPQIGRLQQLSKIDISHNLLSGPIPKEISQCKLLTFVDLSRNELSGEIPNEVTGMRILNYLNLSRNHLVGDIPSSISTMQSLTSVDFSYNNLSGLVPGTGQFSYFNYTSFLGNPDLCGPYLSPCKDGSGSGGHQNHAKGHLSSSLKLIIVIGLLVFSIVFAAVAILKARSLKKASEGRSWKLTAFQRLDFTVDDVLDCLKEDNIIGKGGAGIVYKGAMPNGEQVAVKRLPAMSRGSSHDHGFNAEIQTLGRIRHRHIVRLLGFCSNHETNLLVYEYMPNGSLGEVLHGKKGGHLHWDTRYKIAVEAAKGLCYLHHDCSPLIVHRDVKSNNILLDSGFEAHVADFGLAKFLQDSGASECMSAIAGSYGYIAPEYAYTLKVDEKSDVYSFGVVLLELITGRKPVGEFGDGVDIVQWVRKMTDSNKEGALKVLDPRLPSVPLHEVMHVFYVAMLCVEEQAIERPTMREVVQILTEVPKPPGSKQGDLTITESSLSSSKALESPNAASNDHEHEHEHEHEHPPQSPPTDLLSI